One Streptomyces sp. SAI-135 DNA segment encodes these proteins:
- a CDS encoding Pls/PosA family non-ribosomal peptide synthetase → MVVNPGEVTTVAPVDGTAQVLAEVLAGVVKTDQVPLDSHFFADLGANSLVMAQFCARVRKRDDLPQVSMRDVYGHPTIRSLATALAAAPATGPAPARPAEPPPPAGSTARYVLCGVLQFLVFAVYCCAAGVATAEGYAWLSGGEGLLSVYLRSLVFGGALFLALCTLPVVAKWVLVGRWKETEFPVWGLAYVRFWLVKALLHANPMVLFAGNPLYVLYLRALGARIGPGVTILSHSVPVCTDLLTVGAGTVIRKDALFPGYRAHAGRIRTGPVTLGRDVFVGEKTVLDIGTSIGDGGQLGHSSALYDGAAIPAGERWHGSPARPTDVDHIRVPAARCTTARRAGYGLAALLQTLLVHVPLGIGGTFLVLDLVPALDPLLEPEAKELATAVFYAQALVLSLALFAGSIVAGLVVVTLLPRLLNLALRPDRVYPLYGFHYSVQRAIARTTNIKFFKWLCGDSSYIVPYLRSIGYDLSRVEQTGSNFGTEVSHETPYLATVGSGTMVADGLSILNAEFSSTSFRVSRVAIGGHNFLGNHIAYPVGGRTGDNCLLATKVLVPLDGELREDVGLLGSPPFEIPRTVERDTRFDHLREGDELRRRLHAKNRFNARSMALFLFLRWLHLFGLTLLGFAVVDLFGGRGALGGLLVGGYLMASLALTVGYYVLVERLITRFRPLRPRLCSIYEPYFWWHERLWKVPDGQLKVFNGTPFKNVVWRLMGVRIGRRVFDDGVAITERTLTAIGDDCTLGAHSKVQAHSQEDGTFKSDHIVIGDGCTVGAGALVHYGVSMGPGAVLATDAFLMKGEEMPAGAHWGGNPAVARA, encoded by the coding sequence GTGGTGGTAAATCCTGGCGAGGTCACGACAGTCGCCCCGGTGGACGGCACCGCCCAGGTCCTCGCCGAGGTGCTGGCCGGGGTCGTGAAGACGGATCAAGTCCCTCTCGACAGCCACTTCTTCGCCGACCTGGGTGCCAATTCCCTGGTCATGGCGCAGTTCTGCGCCCGGGTGCGCAAACGGGACGACCTGCCGCAGGTGTCGATGAGGGACGTCTACGGCCACCCGACGATCCGCTCGCTGGCGACCGCCCTCGCCGCGGCCCCGGCCACCGGACCGGCCCCCGCGCGGCCGGCCGAGCCACCTCCGCCGGCGGGCAGCACCGCCCGCTATGTGCTGTGCGGGGTGCTGCAGTTCCTCGTCTTCGCCGTGTACTGCTGCGCTGCCGGTGTCGCCACCGCCGAGGGGTACGCCTGGCTGTCCGGCGGCGAGGGACTGCTCTCCGTCTATCTGCGCTCGCTGGTCTTCGGGGGCGCCCTGTTCCTCGCCCTGTGCACGCTGCCCGTCGTGGCGAAGTGGGTGCTGGTGGGCCGGTGGAAGGAGACGGAGTTCCCGGTGTGGGGTCTCGCCTACGTCCGCTTCTGGCTGGTCAAGGCGCTGCTGCACGCCAACCCGATGGTCCTGTTCGCGGGCAACCCGCTGTACGTCCTCTACCTGCGGGCCCTCGGCGCCCGGATCGGCCCGGGCGTCACGATCCTGTCCCACTCGGTGCCGGTCTGCACGGACCTGCTGACCGTGGGCGCCGGCACGGTCATCCGCAAGGACGCCCTGTTCCCCGGCTACCGGGCGCACGCGGGCCGGATCCGCACCGGCCCGGTCACCCTCGGCCGGGACGTCTTCGTGGGCGAGAAGACCGTCCTCGACATCGGCACGTCCATCGGCGACGGCGGCCAGCTGGGCCACTCCTCCGCGCTGTACGACGGCGCCGCGATACCGGCCGGTGAGCGCTGGCACGGTTCCCCGGCCCGCCCCACCGACGTCGACCACATCCGCGTCCCGGCGGCCCGCTGCACCACCGCCCGCCGGGCCGGCTACGGCCTCGCGGCGCTGCTCCAGACGCTGCTGGTCCACGTCCCGCTCGGCATCGGCGGCACCTTCCTGGTGCTGGACCTGGTCCCGGCATTGGACCCGCTGCTGGAACCGGAGGCGAAGGAACTGGCGACGGCCGTCTTCTACGCCCAGGCGCTGGTCCTGTCCCTCGCGCTGTTCGCCGGTTCGATCGTCGCGGGCCTCGTCGTCGTCACCCTGCTGCCCCGGCTGCTCAACCTGGCCCTGCGCCCGGACCGGGTGTATCCGCTGTACGGCTTCCACTACTCGGTGCAGCGCGCGATCGCCCGGACGACCAACATCAAGTTCTTCAAGTGGCTGTGCGGGGACAGCTCGTACATCGTCCCCTACCTGCGGTCCATCGGCTACGACCTCTCCCGGGTCGAGCAGACCGGCTCGAACTTCGGCACCGAGGTGTCGCACGAGACGCCGTACCTGGCCACCGTCGGCAGCGGCACGATGGTCGCCGACGGGCTGTCGATCCTCAACGCCGAGTTCTCCAGCACGTCGTTCCGCGTCTCACGGGTCGCGATCGGCGGGCACAACTTCCTCGGCAACCACATCGCCTACCCGGTCGGCGGCCGTACCGGCGACAACTGCCTGCTCGCCACCAAGGTGCTGGTCCCGCTCGACGGCGAACTCCGCGAGGACGTGGGCCTGCTGGGATCCCCGCCCTTCGAGATCCCGCGCACCGTGGAGCGCGACACCCGCTTCGACCACCTGCGCGAGGGCGACGAGCTGCGCCGCCGCCTGCACGCCAAGAACCGCTTCAACGCCCGCTCGATGGCCCTGTTCCTGTTCCTGCGGTGGCTGCACCTGTTCGGGCTGACGCTCCTCGGTTTCGCGGTGGTCGACCTCTTCGGCGGCCGGGGCGCCCTCGGCGGGCTGCTGGTCGGCGGCTACCTGATGGCCTCTCTCGCGCTCACCGTCGGCTACTACGTGCTGGTGGAGCGGCTGATCACCCGGTTCCGGCCGTTGCGGCCGCGGTTGTGCTCCATCTACGAGCCGTACTTCTGGTGGCACGAGCGCCTGTGGAAGGTGCCCGACGGGCAGCTCAAGGTGTTCAACGGCACGCCGTTCAAGAACGTCGTCTGGCGGCTCATGGGCGTCCGGATCGGCCGCCGGGTCTTCGACGACGGGGTCGCCATCACCGAGCGGACGCTGACCGCCATCGGCGACGACTGCACGCTCGGCGCCCACTCCAAGGTGCAGGCGCACTCCCAGGAGGACGGCACCTTCAAGTCCGACCACATCGTCATCGGCGACGGCTGCACCGTGGGAGCGGGCGCGCTGGTCCACTACGGCGTCTCGATGGGCCCCGGTGCCGTGCTCGCCACCGACGCCTTCCTGATGAAGGGCGAGGAGATGCCGGCGGGGGCGCACTGGGGCGGGAATCCGGCGGTGGCGCGGGCCTGA
- a CDS encoding heparan-alpha-glucosaminide N-acetyltransferase domain-containing protein, which yields MPVPHAPKHAGPRIVGVDVARGLALLGMFSVHVFGAFDEAGSTTPAWMFAGGRSSATFAVTAGIGLAFTTGGRRPATGRPAAVAVAARAGVIALIGLLLGYASRAADLDVDVILAFYALLFLIAIPLLGLGPRVLAALALTLAVGAPFAVHALRGVLPEPTFDGDPTLQDVVTDPLGLVSDLLVHGDYPVLAWTAYLCAGLALGRLDLTSRGLAPRLLGAGLALVAGVWLVSSLVLFRYDGLRHLWRAEFPGASRAEALWDSPDGATWWALLSRAPHSTTPFDMLLTLGSAAAILGGALLLTRSALLTRALTPLAAAGSMPLTLYAAHVLLLATGALSGSPELLYAVMTTGALLFALSWRRVGRGPLETVVADTARRCREAVTPPRPPEPVEDPARLSRHTE from the coding sequence ATGCCTGTTCCGCACGCTCCGAAGCACGCCGGGCCGCGCATCGTGGGGGTCGATGTGGCTCGGGGCCTCGCGCTGCTCGGAATGTTCTCCGTTCACGTGTTCGGCGCGTTCGACGAGGCCGGATCGACCACGCCCGCCTGGATGTTCGCGGGCGGCCGTTCCTCGGCGACGTTCGCCGTGACGGCCGGGATCGGACTGGCCTTCACGACCGGCGGTCGCCGGCCGGCGACCGGCCGCCCCGCGGCCGTCGCGGTGGCGGCGCGGGCCGGTGTCATCGCGCTGATCGGACTGCTGCTCGGTTATGCCTCGCGCGCGGCCGACCTGGACGTGGACGTGATCCTGGCGTTCTACGCCCTGCTGTTCCTGATCGCGATCCCCCTGCTGGGCCTCGGCCCGCGCGTCCTGGCGGCCCTGGCACTGACGCTGGCCGTGGGGGCGCCCTTCGCCGTGCACGCGCTGCGGGGTGTCCTGCCCGAGCCGACCTTCGACGGCGATCCCACTCTCCAGGACGTGGTCACCGATCCGCTCGGTCTGGTCTCGGACCTGCTCGTGCACGGCGACTACCCGGTGCTCGCCTGGACCGCCTATCTGTGCGCCGGACTCGCCCTCGGCCGGCTCGACCTGACGTCACGCGGGCTCGCGCCCCGGCTCCTCGGGGCCGGCCTCGCCCTCGTGGCGGGCGTCTGGCTGGTGTCGTCCCTGGTCCTGTTCCGGTACGACGGACTGCGCCACCTGTGGCGCGCGGAGTTCCCCGGCGCCTCCCGCGCCGAGGCCCTGTGGGACAGCCCGGACGGCGCGACCTGGTGGGCGCTGCTCTCCCGGGCGCCGCACTCCACCACACCCTTCGACATGCTGCTCACCCTGGGCTCGGCGGCGGCGATCCTCGGCGGCGCCCTGCTGCTGACCAGGAGCGCCCTGCTCACCCGGGCGCTCACGCCGCTCGCGGCGGCGGGCAGCATGCCGCTGACCCTGTACGCCGCCCATGTGCTCCTTCTCGCCACCGGTGCACTCTCCGGCTCCCCCGAGCTCCTCTACGCCGTCATGACCACCGGAGCGCTCCTGTTCGCCCTCTCGTGGCGGCGCGTGGGGCGTGGCCCGCTGGAAACGGTCGTCGCGGACACGGCCCGGCGGTGTCGCGAGGCCGTAACACCACCGCGGCCCCCGGAACCGGTGGAGGACCCGGCCCGACTTAGCAGGCACACCGAATAG
- a CDS encoding YihY/virulence factor BrkB family protein: protein MQAASESPQQPAGRLHRARALYRNVSKRRTAWLLLKDTVNSCIEYRILGLAAEAAFFSLLSVPPLLLSLIGLLGYVDDWTGTDSISSLEANLLDAARTVLSDKGVRQIAQPILDDVMKGGRPDVISVGFLFALWSGSRAVNVFIDTITVMYGLDGVRGIVKTRLVAFALFIAALLIGSVALPLMVAGPDAVVRIVPWSTTVVQVLYWPVVIILSIAFLTTLYHVSVPVRSPWIEDVPGALVALAMWVLGSFLLRIYLQSTIEGATIYGSLAAAVAVLLWIGVSAFAVLVGAAVNAAIDRVWPAAATAAARAANERVREAQVAEYVARAAALHDTAVDPDDPDMPSEFPERWSRFLPPEDVTSRLRTHAKSAHPPHKPEGS, encoded by the coding sequence GTGCAGGCAGCAAGCGAATCCCCTCAACAACCCGCCGGCCGGCTCCACCGGGCCCGTGCCCTCTACCGGAACGTGTCGAAGCGCAGGACCGCCTGGCTGCTGCTCAAGGACACCGTCAACTCGTGCATCGAGTACCGCATCCTGGGGCTCGCCGCCGAGGCCGCCTTCTTCTCGCTGCTGTCCGTCCCGCCCCTGCTGCTCAGCCTCATCGGCCTGCTCGGCTACGTCGACGACTGGACCGGCACCGACAGCATCAGCAGCCTGGAGGCCAACCTCCTGGACGCCGCGCGCACGGTCCTGTCCGACAAGGGGGTACGGCAGATCGCGCAGCCGATCCTCGACGACGTGATGAAGGGCGGCCGTCCCGACGTCATCTCCGTCGGCTTCCTGTTCGCCCTGTGGTCCGGCTCGCGCGCGGTGAACGTCTTCATCGACACCATCACCGTCATGTACGGCCTCGACGGCGTGCGCGGCATCGTCAAGACCCGGCTCGTGGCGTTCGCCCTGTTCATCGCGGCCCTGCTGATCGGCTCGGTGGCGCTGCCGCTGATGGTGGCGGGGCCGGACGCGGTGGTGCGGATCGTGCCGTGGTCGACGACGGTCGTCCAGGTCCTGTACTGGCCCGTGGTGATCATCCTGTCCATCGCCTTCCTGACGACGCTGTACCACGTGTCGGTACCGGTGCGCTCACCGTGGATCGAGGACGTCCCGGGCGCACTGGTGGCCCTGGCGATGTGGGTGCTGGGGAGCTTCCTGCTCCGGATCTACCTCCAGAGCACCATCGAGGGCGCCACGATCTACGGCTCGCTCGCCGCCGCGGTCGCCGTGCTCCTGTGGATCGGCGTCTCGGCCTTCGCGGTCCTGGTGGGCGCGGCGGTCAACGCGGCGATCGACCGGGTCTGGCCGGCCGCGGCCACGGCGGCGGCGCGCGCGGCGAACGAGCGGGTGCGGGAGGCGCAGGTCGCGGAGTACGTGGCCCGCGCGGCCGCGCTCCACGACACCGCGGTCGATCCCGACGACCCCGACATGCCCTCGGAGTTCCCGGAGAGGTGGTCGCGCTTCCTGCCGCCGGAGGACGTGACGTCACGGCTGCGGACGCACGCGAAGTCGGCGCACCCTCCGCACAAGCCGGAGGGGTCCTGA
- a CDS encoding NAD(P)H-binding protein gives MTQNTGKTTVVVTGASGRTGSRVARSARAAGLTVRAASRAQGFDWADRSTWADVLRGADAAYVVYPSDIGAPGAAEAVGALSRQAVAAGVRRLVLLSSRGQDRARDAEEALHASGADWTVVRAAWFAQNFSEGPLVEELRLSGELVFPAGEVREPFVDVRDIGDVVAAVLAPGDRYVGQTVTVSGPRLLTFGEAVAEIARATGRELTYRAVSAKEYGERLAGFGVPEAEVGALVEAFEQLLDGRNAYLSDGVRQVLGRAPRDFTEFARKAAAAGTWKS, from the coding sequence ATGACACAGAACACGGGGAAGACGACGGTGGTGGTGACCGGTGCCTCGGGCCGGACGGGCAGCCGGGTGGCGCGGTCCGCTCGGGCCGCGGGGCTGACGGTCCGGGCGGCCTCGCGGGCGCAGGGGTTCGACTGGGCGGACCGGTCGACGTGGGCGGACGTCCTGCGGGGCGCGGACGCGGCGTACGTCGTGTACCCCTCGGACATCGGCGCCCCGGGGGCCGCGGAGGCGGTCGGGGCGCTCTCCCGGCAGGCGGTGGCGGCCGGCGTACGACGGCTTGTGCTGCTGTCGTCGCGGGGGCAGGACCGGGCGCGGGACGCGGAGGAGGCGCTGCACGCGTCGGGGGCGGACTGGACGGTCGTACGGGCCGCGTGGTTCGCGCAGAACTTCAGTGAGGGGCCGCTGGTGGAGGAGCTGCGGCTGAGCGGGGAGCTGGTGTTCCCGGCGGGCGAGGTGCGGGAGCCGTTCGTGGATGTGCGGGACATCGGGGACGTGGTGGCGGCCGTGCTGGCGCCGGGCGACCGGTACGTGGGACAGACGGTCACGGTGTCGGGGCCCCGCCTGCTGACCTTCGGCGAGGCGGTGGCGGAGATCGCGCGGGCGACGGGGCGGGAGCTGACGTACCGGGCGGTGTCGGCGAAGGAGTACGGCGAGCGGCTTGCGGGGTTCGGGGTGCCGGAGGCGGAGGTCGGAGCGCTGGTCGAGGCGTTCGAGCAGCTGCTGGACGGGCGCAACGCGTATCTGTCGGACGGCGTCCGGCAGGTGCTCGGCCGTGCGCCGCGGGACTTCACGGAGTTCGCGAGAAAGGCGGCGGCCGCGGGAACGTGGAAGTCCTGA
- a CDS encoding AraC family transcriptional regulator — MDALAGLLEGPRARGAFMIRACFDPPWAVRVEDRAPLTVMVMVRGEAVILPDAGEPVRLRPGDLAVARGPDAYTCADDPGTAPQALILPGGECSYPDGRSLNGSMDLGVRTWGDRLDGETVVLIGTYLMDGEISNRLLDALPPLLSLTTDVWECPLTPLLMEEIVRDEPGQEVVLDRMLDLLVIAALRAWFSRPEAEAPAWYAALADPVVGRVLRLMQDDPAHAWTVSALAAKAGVSRAALARRFTELVGEPVMTYLTGWRLALAADRLREGSATLDAIARQVGYGSAFALSSAFKRGYGVSPQEFRLRAGPP, encoded by the coding sequence ATGGACGCTCTCGCAGGTCTGCTGGAAGGACCGCGGGCGCGCGGCGCCTTCATGATCCGTGCGTGTTTCGACCCGCCCTGGGCGGTGCGGGTGGAGGACCGGGCGCCGCTGACGGTCATGGTGATGGTCCGCGGGGAAGCGGTGATCCTGCCCGATGCGGGCGAGCCGGTCCGCCTGCGCCCCGGCGACCTCGCCGTCGCCCGCGGCCCCGACGCCTACACCTGTGCCGACGACCCCGGCACGGCCCCCCAGGCGCTGATCCTGCCCGGCGGCGAGTGCAGCTACCCCGACGGACGGTCCCTGAACGGCTCGATGGACCTCGGGGTCCGCACCTGGGGCGACCGGCTCGACGGCGAGACGGTGGTCCTCATCGGGACGTACCTCATGGACGGCGAGATCAGCAACCGGCTCCTGGACGCCCTCCCGCCGCTGCTGTCGCTGACCACCGACGTGTGGGAGTGCCCGCTGACGCCCCTGCTCATGGAGGAGATCGTGCGCGACGAGCCGGGCCAGGAGGTCGTCCTGGACCGGATGCTGGACCTGCTGGTCATCGCGGCGCTGCGGGCCTGGTTCTCCCGGCCCGAGGCGGAGGCGCCGGCCTGGTACGCGGCGCTGGCGGACCCCGTGGTGGGGCGGGTGCTGCGGCTCATGCAGGACGATCCCGCGCACGCCTGGACGGTGTCCGCCCTGGCCGCCAAGGCGGGCGTGTCCCGCGCGGCACTCGCCCGGCGGTTCACCGAGCTGGTGGGGGAGCCGGTGATGACGTATCTGACCGGGTGGCGGCTGGCGTTGGCGGCGGACCGGCTGCGGGAGGGGTCCGCCACGCTGGACGCGATCGCCCGCCAGGTGGGGTACGGGAGCGCGTTCGCGCTGTCCAGCGCGTTCAAGAGGGGGTACGGGGTCAGTCCGCAGGAGTTCCGGCTGCGGGCCGGCCCGCCGTAG
- a CDS encoding helix-turn-helix domain-containing protein has protein sequence MYTQRPSRLPGAFVWTGDGSGRVLPDGCMDLLWNEERLLVAGPDTRAYVPTGTSGTWSGLRFPPGSAPAFLGVPAHELRDRRVELTDLWPLPEVRRLRSRVAGAADPATALEDIALERGAPDDPVLRALVAALDAGRPVAATADEIGLGARQLHRRSLVAFGYGPKTLARILRLRRALALAGAGVPFAQTAARCGFADQAHLARDVRELAGVPLGRLLAAG, from the coding sequence GTGTACACGCAGCGGCCGTCCCGGCTCCCCGGCGCCTTCGTCTGGACCGGGGACGGTTCCGGACGCGTCCTGCCCGACGGGTGCATGGACCTGCTCTGGAACGAGGAGCGGCTGCTCGTCGCCGGGCCCGACACTCGTGCCTACGTCCCCACGGGCACCTCCGGTACCTGGTCAGGGCTGCGCTTCCCGCCCGGCTCCGCGCCCGCCTTCCTCGGTGTACCCGCCCATGAACTACGGGACCGGCGCGTGGAGTTGACCGATCTGTGGCCGCTGCCGGAGGTACGGCGGCTGCGCAGCCGGGTCGCGGGGGCGGCCGACCCCGCGACCGCGCTCGAGGACATCGCCCTGGAGCGCGGAGCCCCTGACGACCCCGTTCTTCGGGCCCTGGTCGCCGCACTCGACGCGGGCCGTCCCGTCGCCGCCACCGCCGACGAGATCGGCCTCGGAGCACGGCAGTTGCACCGCAGATCGCTGGTGGCGTTCGGGTACGGGCCGAAGACCCTGGCCCGGATCCTGCGGCTGCGCCGGGCCCTCGCACTGGCCGGGGCCGGGGTGCCGTTCGCCCAGACGGCGGCGCGGTGCGGCTTCGCCGACCAGGCCCACCTCGCACGGGACGTACGGGAGTTGGCGGGCGTACCGCTCGGGCGCCTACTCGCCGCCGGCTAG
- a CDS encoding VOC family protein — MTPRFDAIALVASDMAASVAFYRRLGFPFPEGAESQPHAEAGLPGGVRLMLDTEDTVRSFHPGWRAPSGGSRTALALRCESPAEVDAVYEELVGEGFHGELKPWNADWGQRYASLHDPDGNGVDLYAPLAGGE, encoded by the coding sequence ATGACTCCACGATTCGACGCCATCGCTCTGGTGGCCTCCGACATGGCCGCCTCCGTCGCCTTCTACCGGCGGCTCGGGTTCCCGTTCCCCGAGGGCGCCGAGTCGCAGCCGCACGCGGAGGCCGGACTCCCGGGCGGCGTGCGGCTGATGCTGGACACCGAGGACACGGTCCGCTCCTTCCACCCCGGGTGGCGGGCGCCGTCCGGGGGCAGCCGCACGGCGCTCGCGCTGCGGTGCGAAAGCCCGGCCGAGGTCGACGCGGTGTACGAGGAGCTGGTGGGCGAGGGTTTCCACGGTGAGCTCAAGCCGTGGAACGCCGACTGGGGCCAGCGGTACGCGTCCCTGCACGACCCCGACGGCAACGGCGTCGACCTCTACGCCCCGCTAGCCGGCGGCGAGTAG